The Gemmatirosa kalamazoonensis nucleotide sequence CCGGCGCCGGAGATCACGCTCCAGCTCTGCGCGATCGCGTCGATCCGGCACTCGTCGCTCGCCGCCGAGCCTAACGGCGTGCCGTCGTCGAAGTACGCGCGCCGGTACCACGCGCCGTCCCACGCGCCCGCTTCCGCGGCCGCGGCGTACGCGGCGGCGCGCGCGCGCAGCTCCGCGGCGACCGCCGGATCCGCGCGCGCCTCGGCGTGGCCCGCGAAGCGGCGCAGCGCGTCGGTCAGGAACCACGCGAGCCACACGCTCTCGCCCCGGCCCTCGACGCCCACCCGGTTCATGCCGTCGTTCCAGTCGCCGGTGCCGATGAGCGGCAGCCCGTGCGCGCCCGTCGTGGCGGCGCGTCGCAGCGCGCGCAGGCAGTGCTCGTACACGCTCGCCGTCTCGTCCGCGACCTGCGGCAGGTCGTACCGCTCGTCCTCGTCCGGCGCGAGCGGCGGCGACGCGAGGAACGGCACCTCCTCGTCGAGCACCGTGGCGTCGCCGGTCACGCGCACGTAGTGGTCGACGACGTACGGCAGCCAGGCCATGTCGTCGGAGAAGCGCGTGCGCACGCCGCGGCCGCTCTGCGGGTGCCACCAGTGCTGCACGTCGCCCTCGACGAACTGCCGCGCGGCGGCGCGCAGCACGTGCGCGCGGGCCACCGCCGGCTCCGCGTACACGAACGCCATGCTGTCCTGGAGCTGGTCGCGGAAGCCGTAGGCGCCGCTCGACTGATAGAGCGCGGAGCGCGCCCACATGCGGCAGGCGAGCGCCTGGTACAGCGCCCACCGGTTGACCATCGCGTCGAACGACGGCTGCGGCGTGCGCACGCGGACCACCGTTAGGCGCCGGCGCCACTCGCCCGTCGTGCGGTCGACCGCGCCGCGGGCGGGCCCCGCCCCGCCGTACGCGTCGACGAGTCGGCGCGCGTCGGCCTCGCTCGCGCCCGCGCCTAACGCGATGGCGATCTCGCGCGTCTCGCCGGGCGCGAGGTCGATGCGGCACTGCAGCGCGGCGCACGGGTCGAGCCCGACGCCCACCCGTCCGCTGAGCGGCGTGCCGGGGTGCGCGAGGGCGCGCGGCGCGTCGGTCGCGCCGTTGCGGCCGAGGAACTCGCGGCGGTCGGCCGTGTGCGCGGTGACCGGCTCGCTCATCGCGCAGAACGCCACGTGTCCGGCGAACTGCGGGTCGAACGGGTTGCGGGCCAGGATCGCGCGCCGCGCCGCGTCGAACGTCGTCTGCACGTGGTGCCGGGAGTGCTCGCGGAGCACGCCGAGCGTCCACTCCACGTAGGCGGTCACCGTCAGACGTCGCGGTCGCGCGTCGCGATTCGTCAGACGCAGCAGCGAGACCTTCACCGGCTCGTCGGGCGCGAGCCCCAGCGTGAGCGCGGACGCGATGCCCTCGTGCTCGTGCTCGAACGTCGAGCTGCCTGCCCGGTGGCGCACGGTGTACGCCGGCGCGTGCCGGATGGGGGCCGGCGTCGCGCTCCACACGTCGCCGCTCGCCTCGTCGCGCAGGTAGACGACGTCGCTCGCCGGATCGCTCACCGGGTCGTTGTGCCACGGCGTCAGGCGGTAGAAGTAGCTGTTCTCCGCCCACGCGAACCCGGCGCCGCGCTCGGTGACGACGAAGCCGCCGCGCGGGTTCGCGACGACGTTCGCCCACGGCGCCGGGGGCAGCGCGCCGGCGCGCAGGCGTATCTCGTAGTCGCCGTCGTCGGTCAGTCCGCCGACGCCGTTGTCGAGCGACAGCGCGTCGGGGTGCGCGTCGCGCGCCGCCTTGTGCGGCGCCGCGTACGGCGCGACGACGGGCGTCTCGTCGGTGTCCGTCGTGAGCGCGGAGACGTGATGCAGCAGCCGCGCGGTGAGTCGCTGCAGCGCCTGCACCACCTGCGGCGCGCTCCGCTCCGCCCGGCGGAGCGCGGACATCGCGGGGTCGCCGGCCGGCGCGTCCGCGTCTCCCGCGGCGGACGCGTCGAGCGTGTGGCCGAGCGAGCGGCCGTCGCACGCCACGTGCACGCGCGCCGTCGTGCGCAGCAGGAGCAGCACGTCGGGGGCGAGCAGCTCGGCGCGTCGCACGAACACGCCGCCAGGCTGGTCGACGACGCCCGCTTCGGTCGACGCGGCGACGGCCGCGATGACGCGGTCGTGCAGGTCCTGCAGGTACGTCGGCGGACGCGCGTCGAGCACGACGAGATCCACCAGCATGCCGCGTCGGCGCCAGTACTGGTGCGCCGACAGGAGCTGCCGCAGCGTGGGCAGCCCGTCGGGCGCGTCGATCGTGGCGAGCAGGATCGGCCAGTCGCCGGAGATGCCGGCCGCCCAGAGCAGCGGCTGCGACCCGCGGCTCCGCGCGCGCTCGTCGGCGTCCGCGCCTAACGCGGGCTCCCCGTAGAGCAGATGCCCGGCGACATCCTGGAACAGTGCCGTGTCGGTCGGCGTGACGTTCAGCTCGCGCAGCTCCACCTGCGCCGTCGTCCACGCCAGATCGAGCGCCCGCTGGGAGGCGGTCGGGTCGTCGTAGCGGTCGGCGAGCTCGAACGCGCGCTCGCGCGTCGTGGCGACGAGCGTGGTGAACGCGACCGTGGCCGACTGCCCGGGGTCCAGCCGCACGCGGGCCCGCAGCGCGACAACCGGATCGAGCACGGCGCCGGTCGTGCCGGAGAGCGGGCCGTCGGCGAGCGGGTCGAGTGCCGCGGGACGGCGCACCGTACGTCCGCGGCCGACGAAGCGCGCGCGATCGGTCTCGTACGTGATCGGGCCGCCGAGCGTGCCGTCGACCGCCACGACGTGCACGCACCACACGGACGCCTCGGTGGCCGAGCGCGGCCGGCGCGTGGCGAACAGCGCGGAACACCACGCGTGCCACTCGGTCTGCACGAACAGATTCGAGAACGCGGGGTGCGCGCGGTCGGCGTCGGGCGGCGCGAGCACCACTTCGGCGTAGCTCGTGAGCTCCACCTCGCGCGCGCGCGAGCCGTTGTTGGTCACGGTCACGCGCCGCACCTCGGCCGCGTCTGCCGGCACCACGGCGATCTCGGTCCGTGTCTCGACCTCGCCGTCCACGCGGTGGAACGTCGCGCGGTCGGTCGCGAAGTGCGCGAGATACGAGTCGGCCGGCGCGCACACGGGCTGGTGCGTCGCGCTCCACACCCGTCCGGACGTGACGTCCTTCACGTAGCAGAACTGCCCGACGTCGTCGGTCGTCGCGTCGGCGCGCCACCGCGTCACCGCGAGCCCCTCGTAGCGGCTGTACCCAGAGCCGGCGTTGGTCACCATGATGGTGTAGGGCAGGTGACCGAGCAGGACGACGCGCGGCTGCGGCGTGTCGGGCGTCTCGTACGCGCGGACCGTCGGGCGCTCGAGCTCGGGGGCCGGGGATGCACCCTCGGCGACGTCCGCCTGCGCCGGCTGGAGCAGGAGGCGCCGCGGGATGCGCTCCTGCAGCAGCAGCTCGGCGGCGCGCACAAGCGGGTCGGCGTGGAACCGCCGCGGCCACACGTCGCCCGCGAGCACGTTCGTCAGCGCGACGAGGCTCATGCCGACGTGGTGCGCCATGTAGTTGCGCACGAGCGCGAACCGCGCGCCGGGGTCGGGGCGCGTGAAGTCGAGCGCATCGCGAAAGCCGTACGGGCCGAGCGCCCCGTCGTCCTCGAGCGCGGCGAGGTTGTCGAGCGCCGCGCCGGGATCCACCATCGCCGCGAGCGCCGAGGCGTACGGGGCGACCACCAGGTCGTGGCCGAGGCCGCGCTTCAGCGCCAGGTCGGGGACGCCGAACGCGCGGTACTGGTACGTGAGGTGGCGGTCGCGGAGGTTGTACGCGCTCTCGCTGATGCCCCACGGGACGCTGCGCGCGGCGGCGTAGGCGACCTGCCGACGCACGGCGCCGTGGTACGTCTGATCGAGCAGCGTGAGCGGGAAGGTCCGCATCACGAGCGCCGGCATCAGGTACTCGAACATGCTTCCGCTCCACGACACGAGCGCCGTCGCGCCCTCGGCGTGCGTGAGCGTGCGGCCGAGCCGGAACCAGTGGTCCACCGGCGCCTGGTTGCGGGCGATCGCCACGAAGCTCGCCAGCCGGGCCTCGGACGCGAGCAGGTCGTACGACGACGCGTCGAGCGTGTGCGTCGCCTCCTGGTAGCCGATCGAGAACAGCTCGCGGTCGCGGTCGAACAGGAGGCCGAAGTCCATCGCCTCGGCGTACTCGCCCGCCTGCCGCGCGAGCGCGCGGAGCCGCGCGTCGAGCCCTGGACCGGAGCCTAACGTCGTTAGGCCGAGGCACGCCTGGCGGACGGCAATGAGGTGGCCGGCCAGGTTCCCGCTGTCGACCGTGGAGACATACGCCGGCTCGAGCACCCGCAGGTCGTGCAGGTCGTACCAGTTGTAGAAGTGCCCGCGGAAGCGGCGCATGCGCGCCAGCGCGTCGAACGCCCGCTCGAGCCGCTCGGTCATCCGCTCCAGCGGGATGAAGCCGAGGTCGTGCGCGCTGATCGTCGCGAGCAGCTGCAGCCCGACGTTCGTCGGCGACGTGCGCATCGCCACGACGGGCGCCGGGTCCTCCTGGAAGTTGTCGGGCGCCAGCCAGTTCGTCTCCGCGGAGACGAAGCGCTCGAAGAACTGCCAGTGCGCCAGCGCGTACCGCGTGGCCGCCGCGCGGTGCGCCGCGTCGAGCCGCCGCTCGCGGCGCACGGGCGGCGCGCTCAGCGCGCGCGCCACGGCCGGCGACGCGATCCACAGCGCGACCAGGGGCAGCGCCGCCGCGGCGAGCCGCCACCGTTCGGCCGGCGTGCACGCCATCCAGCGCGGCGCGACCACGGCGAGCGCGCCGATCGCCAGCGCGACAGCGGGCCACATCGTGCGCCACACGGCCGACGCCGTGCCCGTCGCCGCGCGCTCCGTCTGCGACGCCGTCTGCCACTCGAGGAGGTGGCGGCCGGAGACGAGCGTGCGCCACAGCGATCGGGCGATCGCGTCGGCGGAGAGCCACGCCTGATGCGGGAGGAACGTGACCGCCAGCGCGAGCTGCCGGGCGCTCGTCGCCGCATCGTGCCCCACGGCGGTGTAGTACGCGCGCCACGACCGGTCGAGCGGCGGACGCAGCGCCGCGAGGAGCAGGGAGACGATCCACGGCGCGGCGATCGCGAGGAGGCCGAGCGCCGTCCACCGCAGCGGCGAGCCCGGAAGCACGGTCCAGCCGACGACGAGCAGCGCGAGCTGCGCGATCTCGACGAGGCTGCGCCGCAGGTTGTCGAACAGCCGCCAGCGCGACAACAGCGAGAGACGGTTGGGCTCCGGTCCGTCCGGTCCGGGCACCGTCGGCCCGAGCCATCGCAGCAGCTGCCAGTCGCCGCGGATCCACCGATGCTTGCGGCGCGCGTGCGTGAGATAGCGCGTCGGGTAGTCGTCCAGCACCTCGATGTCGGTCGCCAGCCCCGCGCGGGCGTAGCTCCCCTCGATCAGGTCGTGCGAGAGCAGCGTGTTCTCCGGGAAGCGGCCGTGCGTCGCCTCCTCGAACGCGTCGACGTCGTAGATCCCCTTCCCCGTGAAGCTCCCCTCGCCGTAGAGGTCCTGGTAGACGTCGGACACGGCCGTGGTGTACGGATCGACGCCGGGATGCCCGGAGTGGATCTCGGCGAACCGCGAGCGGTGCGCGCTCGGCAGCGAGACGCCGACGCGCGGCTGCAGGATGCCGTAGCCGCGCACGACGCGGCCTAACGACGCGTCGTACACCGCGCGGTTCAGCGGGTGAGCCAGCGCGCCGACGAGCAGCGGAGCGGCGTCCGGCGGGAGCACCGTGTCGGCGTCGAGGGTGATGGCGTAGCGGACGCCGCGGAGCGCCGCGACGTCGCCCACCACCACGGAGAACGCGTCGGGCGCCGCGCCGCGGAGGAAGCGGTTGAACTCCGCCAGCTTGCCGCGCTTGCGCTCCCAGCCCATCCACACGCCCTGCCGCGCGTTCCAGCGCCTCGACCGATGGAACAGGTAGAACGCGTCCGCGCGCCCGGCGGCGTAGCGCGCGTTCAGCGCGTGCACGCCGTCCACGGCGGCCGCGACGATCGCGGCGTCGCCGGGCGCCGTCTCGTGGGGCGCGTCGGTGAAGTCGCCGATCACCGCGAAGTGCAGGTGCGCCTCGCGGTTGGCGAGGAACTGCACCTCCAGGTTGTCCAGTGCCTCGCGCACCGCCTCGACGCTGCCGAACAGCGTGGGGATCACGACGGCCGTGCGGAGCTCGGGCGGGATGCCGCCCGGACGGCTCAGGTCGAGCTTCGGCAGCGTCCGCGGCGGCAGGAACGCCGTCACCAGGCGGTTGACCGTCCCGACCGCGATCTCGTTCGCGGGCACGAGCGTGAGCAGCACGATCGGGAGCCACGCCGCCCACCCCGCGCCGAGGTGCACGTCGCCGAGCCACAGCACCGCGGCGAGCGCGGCGAGCGTGCCGGCGCCGATGCCGCCGAACAGCACGACGTTCGGGTGGCGCAGCACCCGCCGACCGAGCGCCTCGCCGGCGTCGGGCGCGTAGCCGGTGGCCGCCTCGAGGGTCGCGCGTCCCGCGTCCACCAGGTAGTAGCCGACGTGACCGCGGGCCACGTCGTCGGGCCAGCGCTGCCGTCCTTCGCCGGCCAGCCGAACGGCCAGCTCGGCGACCTCGCGCTCGGCCCGCTGCGTGCGCCGCGCGACGCGCTCCACCACGTGCCGGTAGGCATCGCGCGTCGCGAACGTCATGTCGGCATAGACGGCCGCCGGGTCGGTCCGCAGCGTCGCCTCGAGCACGCTCTGCCGCTCCACGAACTCCTTCCAGTGCAGGCGGCCGAGCGCGCGCAGGCTCGTGATGCTGTTGGCCGTGATCACCTGCGTGAGCGCGAGCCGCTCGTGCGCCCGCGCGGCGGCGTCTTCGGCGCTCACTCCCTCCTCGGCCATCCACGACGCGAGCCACACGTGTGACTGGAGCGCGTGGTCCGCGAGCCGCAGCTGCGGCAGGAACCTCGAGACGAATGCCGGCGTCAGCGGCGGATGGTGTGCGAGGAACTCCTCGAGGACCTCGGGCGGCACCGCGCTCTCCCCGTCGTCGGGTCCGGCGAGACGCGCCGCCCAGTCGTCCGCCGCCTCGACCTCGTCCAGCCGCCGCAGCGTCCGGATGGTCATCCGCCGCAGGCTCTCGATGAGCGCGAGCCGCAGCATCGCCGGCACGGCCCACAGCTCGCCGATGGCGAGCGGGGCGACCTCCTGGAACGCGGCGACGAAGAGCTCCACGTTCGCGCCGTCGATGCGCCCCTCGGTGTGGCCGATGAGGGTGGTCGCGATCTCGTA carries:
- a CDS encoding GH36-type glycosyl hydrolase domain-containing protein, with the translated sequence MFASGTGRADDLLAGPIHGELLGADRLADRARAVARTQVLRTDRTPGRQTRLLSRLDDTRRLLADARARLGAAAERGADVGPAGAWLLDNQYVVEEHVREVRESLPGAYYGELPKLDAGPLAGYPRVYEIATTLIGHTEGRIDGANVELFVAAFQEVAPLAIGELWAVPAMLRLALIESLRRMTIRTLRRLDEVEAADDWAARLAGPDDGESAVPPEVLEEFLAHHPPLTPAFVSRFLPQLRLADHALQSHVWLASWMAEEGVSAEDAAARAHERLALTQVITANSITSLRALGRLHWKEFVERQSVLEATLRTDPAAVYADMTFATRDAYRHVVERVARRTQRAEREVAELAVRLAGEGRQRWPDDVARGHVGYYLVDAGRATLEAATGYAPDAGEALGRRVLRHPNVVLFGGIGAGTLAALAAVLWLGDVHLGAGWAAWLPIVLLTLVPANEIAVGTVNRLVTAFLPPRTLPKLDLSRPGGIPPELRTAVVIPTLFGSVEAVREALDNLEVQFLANREAHLHFAVIGDFTDAPHETAPGDAAIVAAAVDGVHALNARYAAGRADAFYLFHRSRRWNARQGVWMGWERKRGKLAEFNRFLRGAAPDAFSVVVGDVAALRGVRYAITLDADTVLPPDAAPLLVGALAHPLNRAVYDASLGRVVRGYGILQPRVGVSLPSAHRSRFAEIHSGHPGVDPYTTAVSDVYQDLYGEGSFTGKGIYDVDAFEEATHGRFPENTLLSHDLIEGSYARAGLATDIEVLDDYPTRYLTHARRKHRWIRGDWQLLRWLGPTVPGPDGPEPNRLSLLSRWRLFDNLRRSLVEIAQLALLVVGWTVLPGSPLRWTALGLLAIAAPWIVSLLLAALRPPLDRSWRAYYTAVGHDAATSARQLALAVTFLPHQAWLSADAIARSLWRTLVSGRHLLEWQTASQTERAATGTASAVWRTMWPAVALAIGALAVVAPRWMACTPAERWRLAAAALPLVALWIASPAVARALSAPPVRRERRLDAAHRAAATRYALAHWQFFERFVSAETNWLAPDNFQEDPAPVVAMRTSPTNVGLQLLATISAHDLGFIPLERMTERLERAFDALARMRRFRGHFYNWYDLHDLRVLEPAYVSTVDSGNLAGHLIAVRQACLGLTTLGSGPGLDARLRALARQAGEYAEAMDFGLLFDRDRELFSIGYQEATHTLDASSYDLLASEARLASFVAIARNQAPVDHWFRLGRTLTHAEGATALVSWSGSMFEYLMPALVMRTFPLTLLDQTYHGAVRRQVAYAAARSVPWGISESAYNLRDRHLTYQYRAFGVPDLALKRGLGHDLVVAPYASALAAMVDPGAALDNLAALEDDGALGPYGFRDALDFTRPDPGARFALVRNYMAHHVGMSLVALTNVLAGDVWPRRFHADPLVRAAELLLQERIPRRLLLQPAQADVAEGASPAPELERPTVRAYETPDTPQPRVVLLGHLPYTIMVTNAGSGYSRYEGLAVTRWRADATTDDVGQFCYVKDVTSGRVWSATHQPVCAPADSYLAHFATDRATFHRVDGEVETRTEIAVVPADAAEVRRVTVTNNGSRAREVELTSYAEVVLAPPDADRAHPAFSNLFVQTEWHAWCSALFATRRPRSATEASVWCVHVVAVDGTLGGPITYETDRARFVGRGRTVRRPAALDPLADGPLSGTTGAVLDPVVALRARVRLDPGQSATVAFTTLVATTRERAFELADRYDDPTASQRALDLAWTTAQVELRELNVTPTDTALFQDVAGHLLYGEPALGADADERARSRGSQPLLWAAGISGDWPILLATIDAPDGLPTLRQLLSAHQYWRRRGMLVDLVVLDARPPTYLQDLHDRVIAAVAASTEAGVVDQPGGVFVRRAELLAPDVLLLLRTTARVHVACDGRSLGHTLDASAAGDADAPAGDPAMSALRRAERSAPQVVQALQRLTARLLHHVSALTTDTDETPVVAPYAAPHKAARDAHPDALSLDNGVGGLTDDGDYEIRLRAGALPPAPWANVVANPRGGFVVTERGAGFAWAENSYFYRLTPWHNDPVSDPASDVVYLRDEASGDVWSATPAPIRHAPAYTVRHRAGSSTFEHEHEGIASALTLGLAPDEPVKVSLLRLTNRDARPRRLTVTAYVEWTLGVLREHSRHHVQTTFDAARRAILARNPFDPQFAGHVAFCAMSEPVTAHTADRREFLGRNGATDAPRALAHPGTPLSGRVGVGLDPCAALQCRIDLAPGETREIAIALGAGASEADARRLVDAYGGAGPARGAVDRTTGEWRRRLTVVRVRTPQPSFDAMVNRWALYQALACRMWARSALYQSSGAYGFRDQLQDSMAFVYAEPAVARAHVLRAAARQFVEGDVQHWWHPQSGRGVRTRFSDDMAWLPYVVDHYVRVTGDATVLDEEVPFLASPPLAPDEDERYDLPQVADETASVYEHCLRALRRAATTGAHGLPLIGTGDWNDGMNRVGVEGRGESVWLAWFLTDALRRFAGHAEARADPAVAAELRARAAAYAAAAEAGAWDGAWYRRAYFDDGTPLGSAASDECRIDAIAQSWSVISGAGDPARQREAMRSFETHLVREDARLLMLLTPPFDRTPNDPGYIKGYLPGVRENGAQYTHAALWSVLATALSGDGDRAFELFQMINPLTHARTPDEVATYKVEPYVVAADVYTADGQLGRGGWTWYTGSASWLYRVALETILGFTKRGDTLSLTPCVPREWPGYSIVYRYGATEYHVTVESIDAAGDAEPSVTLDGRRLPDPFLPLADDGATHDVRVIAVRGPRSRRADYVLQRT